GTTACAAAATGTTGCCGGACCGGCATCATACCGCTTCGCCGCACCGCAGCACTTGCCTCCCGCGTTCCGAACCGCCACTCCTTGCGCTCCGCCGCGCCGGCGGATCCCGAGTGTCGCGTAGCAAGTCCCAAGGTTTCCCGCTTTTCCATGAAGATTTTGATTGTCGAGGATGACGGCCCTCTTCGCCTGCTGATCGCGCGTGTGCTTCGCGATCACGGATTCGAGGCCGTCGGCGTGAGCAACGGCGCCGAAATGCGCCCGCTGATCGAAAATGGCGACATCCAGCTCGTAGTGCTCGACATCATGCTGCCCGGCACCAGCGGGCTCGATATCTGCCGCTGGCTGCGCGGCCATTCGACCGTGCCGATCATCATCATCAGTGCCCGCGCGCAGGAGACCGACCGGATCGTCGGGCTGGAACTGGGCGCCGACGACTATCTCTCCAAACCGTTCGGACCCGAGGAGCTTGTCGCCCGCGTGCGCGCAGTGCTTCGCCGCGCGACGGGCCAGGTGGCGCCCGCGCCGCGCGAGCCCACGCTGCGCTTCGCGGGGTGGATCATCGATCGCGACCGGCGCGAACTGACTGCCCCCGACGGATCGCCGGTGGCGCTGTCCGGCGCTGAATATGACATGCTGATAACGCTGACCGATTCCGCCCAGCGTGTGGTGAGTCGCGATTTCCTGCTCGAACAGTCACGCGAGCGTGTTTCGGGCGCCTCGGATCGCGCCGTCGATGTGCTGGTCAGCCGGCTGCGCGCCAAATTGCGCGCGCATGGCGGCGGGGAGATCATCAAGACGGTGCGCGGTGCGGGCTATATGTTCGTTCCCCATGTAGAGCGGCGGTGACGCGCGTCCGCCTGTGGCCGCGCGGCCTTACGGGCCGGGTTACGCTGGTGCTGCTGGCGGCGATCCTGATTGAATTCTTCGGCACGATCCTGGTCTTCGGCGAGGCGGAAAAGCTGCTGCTGCGCACCGGGCAGGCGCACCGCGTCGCCGAACAGCTGGTCGTCGCCGATCGCGTGCTGCGCCAGACGCCGCCCGACCAGCGCGCGAACCTGGCGCCGCGCCTTTCCACGCGCCACGTCGTTATCACCCTGCGGGATACGCCGCTCGGCCCGCAGCCGACCAGCCAGACCGCGGAAGCGGCGGCACGCGAATTCCGGTTGTGGGAGCCCGAGCTGCGCGATCGCACGCTGGAAATCGGGCTTAGCGAGCGCGGCAGCGAGTCCCCCGATCGCCTCATCGGCGCGCTCAGCACCAATGACGGCCAGTGGATTCACTTCCGTTCGATCGAGCCGATCGGTCGCTGGGCCGGGCCGGAAGGCTGGCTGCCGTCGCTGATCCTGCTGGTCTTTGCGGTGCTGCTCGTTTCGGCGCTGCTGGTGCGCACGCTCGCCGCGCCGCTGCGTGCGCTGGCGGCGGCAACGAACCGGATCGGAGTCACGCCCGCCAAGGTGGTGGTCGAACCGGACGGCCCGCAGGAGCTGCGCCGGCTCGCCATTGCGTTCAACGCGATGCAGACACGTATTTCGGAACTGCTCGAAAGCCGCACCCGCGCGCTGCTGGCGGTCAGCCACGATCTGCGCACGCCGCTGTCGCGGATGAAGCTGCGGATCCACGGTCGGTTGCGCGCGGGCGACCTGGAGGCATTGCGCGGCGATGTCGACGAGATGCAGGCGATGCTCGATTCGCTGCTCGATTTTCTGGGTGGCGGAGACGGTACGCAGAACGATCCGGCGGTGCGCACCGATCTGGCGACATTCGTGGCGCAGGTAGCCGGGGACATGCGCACGGTGGACCCGCAGGCACGCGCGATCCGCGTATCGGGACCGGACAGGCTCGACGTCATGACGCACCGCAATGCGCTGCGCCGCGGCCTCTCCAACCTGATCGACAATGCCGTCAAATATGGCGGCGAGGCCGAAATCGAATTTGGCAGCGACGGCGGCTGGGCATGGATCGAAGTGCGCGACCACGGCCCCGGTATCGCGCCCGACCTGCTGCCGCAGGTGATAAAGCCCTTCATTCGCGGCGACGCCGCCCGCGCGCGGGACACCAAGGGGTTCGGGCTCGGCCTTGCCGTGGTAATGCGCGTCGCGAAAATCCATGATGGCAGCTTCACCTTGCGCAATGCATCGCCAGGGCTGATCGCCCAGCTGACGCTGCCTATCGACGGCAGGAAGCCGCAAAAGCGCGACGAAACCGGCAACGGCAATGTTTTGATACGTTTCTGATGCGCTGCAGCAATATGGCGCTTTCACAAGACGCGCTCCCGCCCTCTCCGCAGGGTCAGTCAAGATGGAGCGCAACATGGAAATCGTCGGCGGTGTCGCCCGCTTTCAGGGCGACGTATTCCCCCAGCAGCAAGAGCTTTTCCGCGCGCTGGCACGTGAAGGGCAGCGCCCGAGCACGCTGATGGTCAGCTGCGCGGATTCGCGCGTTGTTCCCGAACTCATCACCCAGAGCGAGCCGGGCGACCTGTTCGTATGCCGCAACGCGGGAAATATCGTTCCACCCTTCGCGCAGAAGAATGGCGGCGTTTCCTCGACCGTCGAATATGCGGTGATGGTGCTGGGCGTCAGCCACATCATCGTCTGCGGCCATTCGGACTGCGGCGCAATGAAGGCATTTTTCAATCAGGAAGCGCTGGAAAGCCTGCCGAACGTCAAGGCGTGGCTGTCGCATGCCGAACCGGCCTATGAAGTCGTGCGCACCTGCTATCACGAGCATGAGGAAAAGGACCAGATCCATGCGCTGACGCTGGAAAACGTCGCGATCCAGCTCGTCCACCTGCAGAATCACCCCTCGGTCGCGGCCGCGCTCGCGGCGGGCAAGGTCAGCCTCCACGGCTGGTTCTTCGACATCGAATCGGGCCGCATCCTGGCGCTCAACGCCGAAGGCGATTTCGTCGACTTCGAACCGGGCCAGGAACTGCCGGTGGCGGTGCCCGCGCGCAAGCCGCGCGTCGGCGCCGCAGTCAGCAAGGCCGCGTAACGATGGCGAGCGCCGCTGAAACACAGGGCCGATCCCTGCTCCCCGCGACGTTCGGACGGGACTTCGCGTCATCGTTCGTCGTCTTCCTGGTCGCGATGCCGCTCTGTCTCGGCATCGCGATCGCCTCGGGCGTTCCACCCGAACTGGGCCTCGTCACCGGCATCATCGGCGGTATCGTGGTCGGCGCGATCGCCGGTTCGCCGCTCCAGGTCAGCGGTCCCGCCGCCGGCCTCGCCGTTCTCGTCTTCGATCTGGTGCAGACTCACGGTCTCGTCGCGCTGGGTCCGGTACTGATCCTGGCGGGCATCCTGCAATTCGCGGGCGGGCTTCTGAAGCTCGGCCAGTTCTTCCGCGGCGTCTCCCCCGCGGTGGTGCACGGCATGCTCGCCGGGATCGGCGCGATGATCGTGCTGCAGCAGGTGCATGTGCTGATCGATGATAGTCCGCTGAGCGACGGCCTTGCCAATCTCGCCGCGATTCCGGGGGCGTTCCTAGGCCTTGAGGACGATGCCTTTCAGGCACTGCTGGTCGGGCTCGCCACGATCGGCGCGATGATTGGCTGGGACAAGGTAAAGCCTGCCGCGCTTCGCATGGTGCCCGGTGCGCTGGTCGGCGTCGTGGTCGGTACGATCCTGGCGATGGCGGGCAATCTCGCCATTCAGCGGATCGCCCTGCCCGACAATATCGCCGCCGGGCTGACGCTGCCCAGCACCGAGAGCATGTCACTGCTCGCCGATCCGACGCTGCTCGGCCTCGCGCTTGCGATGGCGTTCATCGCCAGCGCCGAAACGCTGCTTTCGGCGGCCGCGGTCGACAAGATGCAGGACCGAGTCCAGTCGAAGTTCAACAAGGAGCTGACCGCGCAGGGCGTCGGCAACTTCCTGTGCGGCATCGTCGGCGCGCTGCCGATGACCGGCGTGATCGTGCGCAGCTCGGCCAATGTGCAGGCCGGTGCGGAAACCCGCGCCTCGACCATCCTGCACGGCATCTGGATCCTCGCCTTCGTCGCGCTGCTTCCGTTCGTGCTTGCCGAAGTGCCCACCGCGGCGCTGGCGGGCGTGCTGGTTGTGACAGGCGTCAAGCTGGTGAAGATCAAGGATGTGCGCCACCTGTTCACGCGATACGGCGCTTTGCCGGCGCTGATCTGGGGCGTTACTTTCGTGCTGGTCGTCACGGTCGATCTGCTGACCGGCGTGGTCGCGGGCCTGATCATGACGCTGCTTGAGCTTGTCCCGCAATGGCGCCGCATGCGGCTTGCGATCCACGAGCGCAGCCACGCCGAGGACGATCACGAGATCGAGCTCGAAGGCAAGGCCACGGCAATGTCGATCCACAAGGTCGCCGGCCTGCTCGATCGCCTGCCCCGGCAGGGCCGGATCAAGCTCAAGCTGTCAAAGCTGGAATTCGCCGACCACACCGTTTCGGAACTGGTTTCCGATGCGCTGGTGCGGCGCAAGCAACAGGGCGTGCGGATCGAACTCGATCATGACGGCCATCCGCACCAGCAACGGATCGCATCCGCGATCGCCTGACGCATTCGGAGGTGTATCGGGAGTTCGTAACCGCTTCCGCACCTGCCCTCCGATACCCTGCCTGACGGAGCTGGCCCCCTGGCTCCGTCAGGCTTTTTTTGTGCTTCGCGCGCCGGATGGGCGATCTTTGGCGCCGCCGGACTAGGCGAGCGGCACATCGCGCCCTAGATCATGCGGCATGACTGATCTCTCGACGCTCCTTCAGGCCGATCGCGGCCAATCCGCCCGCTCCATTCACATCGTCGATGCCAAGACCTTCGACGACTGGCTCGCTTCGCAGCCGCCGCGCGCCCGCGCCGCCGCCGCCGCGCAGAAGCTGAAGCCCACCGGCTATGCCAATGCGATCCTGCCGGGCGATGGGCCCGAGGACTGGTCGGTCGTCACCGTGGTCGCCAATGTCGACAAGCTTTCGCCCTGGTGCCTCGCCAAGCTCGCCGAGACGCTGCCCGAAGGCACCTATCGCCTCGAAGGACGCGAGCCGGGCCCGGCCACCTATGGCTGGCTGACCGCGCAATACCGGTTCGAGAAATACAGGACCGACGACAAGGCGCAGGGCCCGCGCGTCCTGCTGACCAACGAACCGGCGAGCATCGACGAGACGCTGCTGCTGGCGAACGTCACCTTCAAGATCCGCGACCTGATCAATGCCGGCGCATCGGACATGGGCCCGGCCGATCTGGAGGCGCATGCCGAAGGCATTGCCAAGGCCTATGGCGGCACGCTGACTGTCACCCGCGGCGACGAGCTGGTGCGCGGCTATCCGATGATCCATGCGGTCGGCAAGGCAGCGGGCAAGGGCCGCGAGCCGCGCCTGATCGAAATCGAATGGGGCAATCCCGATCACCCGCGCGTCGCGATCATCGGCAAGGGCGTGGTGTTCGATTCGGGCGGGCTCGACATCAAGCCGGCATCGGGCATGCGGCTGATGAAGAAGGATATGGGCGGTTCGGCGCACGCGCTGGGTCTGGCCGAACTGGTGATGGCATCGAAGCTGCCGGTCCGGCTGCACATGCTCGTGCCCGCGGTAGAAAACGCCGTGTCGGGCGAAGCCTTCCGTCCCGGCGACGTGCTCAACACCCGCAAGGGGGTGACCGTCGAGAACAGCAATACCGACGCCGAGGGTCGCCTGATCCTGGGCGACGCGATCACCAAGGCAGGCGAAGGCAACCCCGAGCTGATGCTCGATTTCGCGACTCTCACCGGCGCCGCGCGCGTCGCGCTCGGCGCGGACCTCACCGGCCTGTTCGCCAATGACGACACGCTTGCAAACGATCTGCTGGGCGCCGCCGAAAGCGAATCCGATCCCGCATGGCGCCTGCCGCTCTGGGATCCCTATGACGAGATGCTGAAATCCGACGTTGCCGACATGGTCAACGCGGCCGAGGGCACGCCGTTCGGCGGTGCGATCACGGCCGCGCTGTTCCTGCGCCGCTTCGTTCCCGAGGGCGTGCAATGGGCGCATCACGACATCTTCTGCTGGCGCCAGTCGGCCAAGCCCGGCCGCCCCAAGGGCGCCGACGCGGTAAGCCTGCGCGCGACGTGGAAGGCGCTCAAGGACCGCTACGGCAAATGAGCTCAATGCCTCCCCGGGCGCGTCTCGGGGAGGGCCAGCGCACGCGAAACCGGCGGCGCAGGCGCGCGACCGACCGGCTCAGTCGTAATGCGCTACGTCACCGGTGATTGCCACCCAGGCGAGCTTGCGCTCCTCGAAGACCGAATATTCCAGCCTCCCGAAATGCGGATCGTCGAACAGGCCGAGCGGGATCGCCGTGACGCCGGGCATGCTGTCGAGCGTATAGGCCACGGCCACGCCGCATTGCGGGCAGAAGCGATGACGGAACAGGCTGCCGGATTCGCCCACTTCCTCCCACCCGCGCGTCTCGCCGATGATTTCCACGGCATCGTCGGGAAACCGGGCCTGTACGGCAAAGGCACTGCCGCTGCGTCGCTTGCAATTCGAACAATGGCACACCGAGACGCGAACCGGCTCGCCCGTGCAGGCCACCGTCACCGCGCCGCAACGACAGCGTGCCTGCCGCGCGGTCACGCCTTCGCGGCCGCTTCGATGATCGGTACGAACTTCTCCGCCGTCAGGCTCGCTCCGCCGATCAACCCGCCATCGACATCCGAAAGCGCCAGGATCGCGGCGGCGTTGGCCGGATTCATCGATCCGCCATAGAGGATACGGATCGTGTCGGCGGCTTCCTTGCCCGCCAGTTCGCCCAGCTTGGCGCGGATCGCGCCGTGCGTGGCGGCGATTTCATCCTCGGTGGGCGTCTTGCCTGTTCCGATCGCCCAGCGCGGTTCATAGGCGATGGTCAGCCAGTCGCCATGCGCGTCGCCGGGAATCGCCGCGATCTGTTCGGCGACGACGGCCTCGGTCTGGCCCGCGTCGCGTTCCTCCTCGGTCTCGCCGCAGCACAGGATGACGTGCAGCCCCGCCCCGCGCGCCGCCAGCGCCTTCGCCCAGGCGTCGCCGCTCGATTCGCACTGATCCGCGCGCCGCTCCGAATGGCCGACGATCACCAGTCCGGCGCCGGTTTCCGTGAGCATCGCCGCGGAGATACAGCCGGTATGCGCGCCGCTCTGCGCGGCATGCACGTCCTGCGCGCCGACCGGCATCGATCCGGCCGCCGCGACTGCCGGTGCGATCAGCGTGAACGGCACGCACAGCGCGACATCGACTCCCGAATTGTCCGAAGCGGCGCCGGCGATCGATTCGACTTCGCCAAGCTGGGCCTTCAGCCCGTTCATCTTCCAGTTTCCGGCAATGAATTTGCGCCGCATGCGGACCTCCCTTTCCTGCATTCGGGACGGCGATAGCAAAGACTGTCCTGCGCACAAGCTTGAAGGGCGGCGCGCACGGCCCTAAAGCGGCGCGATCACCCCCCTCCATCGAACGGGTTTGCATGCTCAGAGTTTTCCGCAACATCACCAAGTCGCGCATCGGCCTGATCGTGGTGTTCATCGTCCTCGGCATCATTGCGCTGGCATTCGCCGCCGCCGACATCACCGGAATCGGTGGAATCGGTCGCGGATCGGGTGCCGTCGTCGCGCGCGTGGGCGATCGCGAGATCACCGAGAAAGAGCTGAAGGATCGTGTTCAGATCGCGATCGACAATCTGCGCCGTCGCGGACAGACGGTGACGATGGAGCAGTTCCTTGCCGCGGGCGGGCTCGAACGCGCGCTCGACCAGATCATCAGTTCGGCGGCGGCGGAGCAGTTCGCGCGCCGGCACGGCATCCAGGTCAGCCGTCGCCTGATCGACGGTGTGATCGCCAGCAACACCGCCTTTCAGGGCCCGGACGGAAAGTTCGACCAGCAGACCTATGAGACGCTGCTCGCGCGGGAACGCATCTCCGAGGCCGATTTGCGTGCCGACCTGCGTGCCGGCGCCTATACCGACTGGCTGATCGGGCCGACGTCGAATGCCGGCCAGGCGCCGATGGCGCTGGCCGCGCCCTATGCCGCGCTGATGACCGAGGAACGCAAGGGCGCGATCGCCTTCATCCCGATGCTGGCGATGGACCCGGGCGAGGAACCGACCGACGAACAGGTCGCCGAATTCTACGAACAGAACAAGCAGCGCTACACCATCCCCGAGCGCCGCGTGATCCGCTATGCCGAAGTCTCGCCCGAAACGCTCGAGGATCGCACCCGGGCGACCGATGAGGAAATCCAGCAGGCCTATCGCGCCGCGGGCGACCGCTTCGCGGCGACCGAGAAACGCTCGGTCGATCAGCTGATCGTCGGCGATCAGGAAAGCGCCGCGCGCATTGCCGAGGCCGTGAAGGGCGGCCAGTCGATCGCCGCCGCGGCCCGGGCCGAAGGGCTCGAACCGCGTTCGTTCGATTCGGTGACTCGCGAGGCGCTCGCCGAGGAAACCTCCGACGAAGTGGCGCAGGCGGTGTTCGCCGCTGATGCGAACAGCGCGGTCGGCCCGATCCGGTCCCCGCTCGGCTGGCAGGTGCTGCGTGTCTCCTCGGTCGAACAGGTCGCCGCGCGTTCGATCGCGGACGTGCGCGACACGCTTGCCGAGGAAGTGCGCGGAAAGAAACTGGTCCAGGCCCTGGTCACCATGCGCGACGAGATCGGCGACGCGATCGCCGATGGCGGCACCTTCCAGGAAGTGCTCGGCGATACCGGGCTGGAAGCGACATCCACCGCGCCGCTGCTCGCCAATGGCCGCAACCCGGACGAACCGGAGGCCGAGCCCGACGAGGCGCTCCAGCCGCTGCTGAGCGCAGGCTTTCAGATGAGCGCCGATTCGGAGCCGCAGCTGGTGGCGATCGACGACACGCATTTCGCCGTCATCACCGTCGCGAAAATCGTCCCCGCCACGCCGCGCCCGCTCGACGAAATCCGTGATCGCGTCGCGCGCGACTATCGCGTCGACAAGGCTGTCGCCAAGGCGCGCGAAGTCGCGGCGGAAGTGGTCGAGGCCGTGAAGGGCGGCAAGTCGCTGCGCGAGGCACTGGCCGCGACCGGCGAACGTTTGCCCCCGCCCAGCCCGATCGATACGACACGCGCGCGCATCGCACAGATGGGCGAACAGATCCCGCCGCCGGTGCAACTGCTATTCAACATGCAGCCGGGCACCGCGCGCCTGATCGAAGGCAACAGCCGCGAAGGCTATTATGTCGTCCATCTCGAGGCGATCGAACCGCATGATGCGAGTGAGGTCCCCGAGCTGGTCCAGGGCATGCACGGTTCGATCGCGCGCAGCATCGGCAACGAACTCGCCGGTCAGCTTATCGGCGCGCTGCAGCGTGACATCGGCGTTTCGCGCAATGCGGACGCGATCGCACGGGTGCGCCGCGACCTGACCAACCAGGGCAATTGACCGCGCGATGATCGAAGGGGACCGCGCGGCCCGCGAGGCGCTCGGCCAGGGACGCCCGGCGCTGCTCTGGACCCGGCTGGTCGCCGACACCGAAACGCCGGTCGCCGCCGCGCTCAAGCTGATCGAGCCGGGGCGCGGCGACTTCCTCCTTGAATCGGTCGAGGGCGGATCGGTGCGCGGGCGGCACAGCTTTATCGGGCTCGCCCCCGATCTCGTCTTCCGCGCGATCGGCAACGATGCCGCGATCAACGCGCACTGGCGCACCGATCGCGAGGCATTCGTACCGTGCGAACAGCCCGCGCTTGCCGCGCTGCGCGAACTCGTCGCGCAATGCCGGATGGACGTCCCGCCCGAATTGCCGCGCGCGCTTGCCTGCCTTGTCGGCTATTTCGGCTATGAGACCGTCGGACTGGTCGAAAAGCTGCCCCGCCCGCCCGCCAATCCGATCGACGTGCCGGACATGATGTTCGTGCGCCCGACGGTGCTGCTGGTGATCGACCGGCTCGCCGACGCGCTGTTCGTCGTCAGTCCGGTCTGGCCCGGTTCGGGCGATCCTGACGCCGCGATCGCGGCGGGCCATGACCGCATCGAGGCCACGATCGCGCGCCTTCACAGCACGCCGCTGCCCGCACCCGTTCGGATCGACGAAGCGCCCGACGTCGCGCTCGAACCGGTGCTGCCGCCGGGCCGCTATGGCGAAATGGTCGCCGCGGCGAAGGAATATATCGCGGCGGGCGACATTTTTCAGGTGGTGCTGGCGCAGCGCTTCACGACGCCCTTCCCGCTGCCGCCGTTCGAACTCTATCGCGCGCTGCGCCGCGTGAACCCCTCGCCCTTCCTCTATCATCTCGACCTGCCGGGCTTTTCGCTGACCGGATCGAGCCCCGAAATCCTCGTTCGCGTCCGCGACGGCGAAGTCACCATCCGCCCGATCGCGGGCACGCGCCCGCGCGGCGCCACCGCCGCCGAGGACGCGGCGAACCGCGCCAGCCTGCTCGCCGATCCCAAGGAATGCGCAGAGCATCTGATGCTGCTCGATCTCGGCCGCAACGATGTCGGCCGTGTCGCAAGCGCGGGCAGCGTGACCGTCACCGATCGCTACACGGTCGAATTCTACAGCCATGTCATGCACATCGTGTCGAATGTCGTCGGGCAGCTGCGCGACGATCAGGACGCGCTCGACGCGCTGTTCGCGGGCTTCCCCGCAGGCACGGTGTCCGGCGCGCCCAAGGTGCGGGCGTGCCAGATCATCGCCGAACTGGAGGCCGAAACGCGCGGCGCCTATGCCGGCGGCGTCGGCTATTTCTCGCCCGACGGATCGATGGACAGCTGCATCGTCCTGCGCACCGCATTGGTGAAGGACGGCACGATGCACGTTCAGGCCGGTGCCGGCATCGTCGCCGACAGCGAAGCGGCGTACGAACAGCGCGAATGCGAAGCCAAGGCCGGCGCCCTCCTCGCCGCGGCGCGCGAGGCGCTGCGTCAGGCCGCGGAGCCCGGCTTCGGGCAATAAGCCGAAGCTTCATTATTTCGCAGACAAGCCGCGTGAACTCGGTCTAGAAACAGGCTCCTCTCCCGTTTCGGAATGTCGTCATGCTGATCGCCTCCCTTTTGATACTCGCCACCCAGGACGCCGCAGCCGCCGCCACGCCGATCGATCAGGCGAAGTGGATCACCGCCGCGCAATATCCGCAGGGCGCCCGCGACGCCGGCGAAGAAGGCACGGTCGGCTATGTCCTGCTGGTCGATGCCGAGGGTAAGGTCACGAACTGCGCGATTTCGCGCCCGACCCGCTCCTGGCGTCTCGACACCGCCACCTGCCGCATCCTGCGCGAACGCGCCCGCTTCACGCCCGCGCGCGATGCGCAGGGCCGCGCCGTGCCCGGCCGCTTTGAAGGCGCCTTCACCTGGCAACTGGCGCGCTAGGGCCGCGAGCGAAGCGGCGCGTCAATCCCCGCGAAAACGAGGATGCGGCCTCTTCCCGCGTCTCGGATCGACTCCGCGCCCCTTACGGCACCTGCGACTGGCGCTGTTCCTCTTCGAGCCGTTCCTGCGCCCATTGGCGGAGCATTTCGCGCGTGCAGCCGCTCTGCCCGCCCATGCCGATCGTCGAACACCCGCCCGGCAGGCTGGCGCGATTGACTTCCTCGATCACTTCGACGCGGCGAACCCAGCTCGTGCTCGCGCCGGTCTGGTCATGCTCGCGAAACCGCTCGGGGATGCGATAGGGCGACTCCGCGCTCTCCGCGCAGACGACGATCTCGTCCTCGGATTGCGGCGGCGGGCATTCCGCGTCGCCATAGAGGATGACGTTGCGGATACGCGTCGGCACTTGCTCCACCGTTTCCTGCCCGGCGGCGTCCTGTCCCGGGACATCCTGCGCGGGGGCCAGCAGCAGCGCGGCCAGCGAAAGCGATACCAAACTCATTCGATCCTCCAATCGGCCCCGGTTCCCGGCCGGCCATGAGTGCTTGGCGTGGCACTGTGGCGGCGCTAGGGCAAGGCCATGTCATCACGCGCCACCGGGATGCGCCGTTCCCCCAAATGGCAACGAACGCTGTGGATGCCGGTTTTGCTGGCTCTGCTCTCCGGCTGCAATGCGGATGATTCCGCATCGCGCACCGGTGGTTCCGCGATCGATCGCGCCTGCGAGCCGGTGACGTTCGAAGGCACGCCCTTCACTGTCTGCCATGCGATACGCGACAAGCACCGCATCCGCCTGGTCGATCGCGATGCCGATGGCAATCCGATGCGGGACTTTCCCCCGCTCGAAGCACGGCTCGGCGCCGACTGGCCGCGCATCGCCTTCGCCATGAACGCGGGCATGTTCAACGAAGACGGCGCGCCGATCGGCTATTATGTCGAGGCCGGCAACCAGACCAAGCCGCTCAACCGCCGCGAAGGGCCGGGCAATTTCCACTTGCTCCCCAACGGCGTCTTCTGGGGCAATGCCAAGGGCTGGCACGTCACCGAAACCGAGGCCTTCGCCGCCGACCGCCCCGAATTTCCCGATTTCGCCACGCAATCCGGCCCGATGCTGGTGATCGACGGCAGGCTTCACCCAGAATTCAGCGAAAACGGCGTGTCGCAGCTCATCCGCAACGGCGTCGGCGTCGACGAAAAGGGCGACGCATGGTTCGCGATCAGCGAGGCGCCGGTGTCCTTCGGCCGCTTCGCCCGCCTGTTTCGCGACCGGCTGGATTGTCCCGACGCATTGTTCCTCGACGGTCAGGTCTCGCGCCTGTGGGACCCGCCCGGCAATCGCCGCCTGCCCGGCGCGCTGATCGGCCCGATTGTCGTCGTGACGCAGAAGGAGTAGCGCTGGCGCCATGATCCTCGTCATCGACAATTACGATAGCTTCACCTGGAACCTGGTCCATTACCTGATGGAGCTGGGCACCGAGGTAAAGGTCGTCCGCAACGACGCGCTAACCGCCGCCGAGGCGCTGGCAAGCAATGCGCAGGCCTTCCTCATCTCGCCCGGCCCATGCACGCCGAACGAAGCGGGCATCAGCCTCGATCTCGTCGCCGCCTGCGCCGATGCGGGCAAGCCGCTGCTCGGCGTGTGCCTCGGCCATCAGGCGATCGGCCAGCATTTCGGCGGCACCGTGAAACGCGGCGGGCTGATGCACGGCAAGACATGCCCGGTCGAACATGACGGGACGGGGCTGTTCGCGGGCCTCCCCTCGCCCTTCACCGCGACCCGCTATCACTCGCTGATCGTCGAGGACATTCCCGAGGAACTGATCGTCAACGCCACCGCCGACGACGCCAGCGTCATGGGCTTCCGCCACC
This genomic interval from Sphingosinithalassobacter tenebrarum contains the following:
- a CDS encoding energy transducer TonB — protein: MLIASLLILATQDAAAAATPIDQAKWITAAQYPQGARDAGEEGTVGYVLLVDAEGKVTNCAISRPTRSWRLDTATCRILRERARFTPARDAQGRAVPGRFEGAFTWQLAR
- a CDS encoding peptidylprolyl isomerase, with amino-acid sequence MLRVFRNITKSRIGLIVVFIVLGIIALAFAAADITGIGGIGRGSGAVVARVGDREITEKELKDRVQIAIDNLRRRGQTVTMEQFLAAGGLERALDQIISSAAAEQFARRHGIQVSRRLIDGVIASNTAFQGPDGKFDQQTYETLLARERISEADLRADLRAGAYTDWLIGPTSNAGQAPMALAAPYAALMTEERKGAIAFIPMLAMDPGEEPTDEQVAEFYEQNKQRYTIPERRVIRYAEVSPETLEDRTRATDEEIQQAYRAAGDRFAATEKRSVDQLIVGDQESAARIAEAVKGGQSIAAAARAEGLEPRSFDSVTREALAEETSDEVAQAVFAADANSAVGPIRSPLGWQVLRVSSVEQVAARSIADVRDTLAEEVRGKKLVQALVTMRDEIGDAIADGGTFQEVLGDTGLEATSTAPLLANGRNPDEPEAEPDEALQPLLSAGFQMSADSEPQLVAIDDTHFAVITVAKIVPATPRPLDEIRDRVARDYRVDKAVAKAREVAAEVVEAVKGGKSLREALAATGERLPPPSPIDTTRARIAQMGEQIPPPVQLLFNMQPGTARLIEGNSREGYYVVHLEAIEPHDASEVPELVQGMHGSIARSIGNELAGQLIGALQRDIGVSRNADAIARVRRDLTNQGN
- a CDS encoding phosphodiester glycosidase family protein yields the protein MPVLLALLSGCNADDSASRTGGSAIDRACEPVTFEGTPFTVCHAIRDKHRIRLVDRDADGNPMRDFPPLEARLGADWPRIAFAMNAGMFNEDGAPIGYYVEAGNQTKPLNRREGPGNFHLLPNGVFWGNAKGWHVTETEAFAADRPEFPDFATQSGPMLVIDGRLHPEFSENGVSQLIRNGVGVDEKGDAWFAISEAPVSFGRFARLFRDRLDCPDALFLDGQVSRLWDPPGNRRLPGALIGPIVVVTQKE
- a CDS encoding anthranilate synthase component II, which translates into the protein MILVIDNYDSFTWNLVHYLMELGTEVKVVRNDALTAAEALASNAQAFLISPGPCTPNEAGISLDLVAACADAGKPLLGVCLGHQAIGQHFGGTVKRGGLMHGKTCPVEHDGTGLFAGLPSPFTATRYHSLIVEDIPEELIVNATADDASVMGFRHRDLPIHGVQFHPESIATQHGHAMLANFLKAAGIGAEVVG
- a CDS encoding anthranilate synthase component I family protein; translated protein: MIEGDRAAREALGQGRPALLWTRLVADTETPVAAALKLIEPGRGDFLLESVEGGSVRGRHSFIGLAPDLVFRAIGNDAAINAHWRTDREAFVPCEQPALAALRELVAQCRMDVPPELPRALACLVGYFGYETVGLVEKLPRPPANPIDVPDMMFVRPTVLLVIDRLADALFVVSPVWPGSGDPDAAIAAGHDRIEATIARLHSTPLPAPVRIDEAPDVALEPVLPPGRYGEMVAAAKEYIAAGDIFQVVLAQRFTTPFPLPPFELYRALRRVNPSPFLYHLDLPGFSLTGSSPEILVRVRDGEVTIRPIAGTRPRGATAAEDAANRASLLADPKECAEHLMLLDLGRNDVGRVASAGSVTVTDRYTVEFYSHVMHIVSNVVGQLRDDQDALDALFAGFPAGTVSGAPKVRACQIIAELEAETRGAYAGGVGYFSPDGSMDSCIVLRTALVKDGTMHVQAGAGIVADSEAAYEQRECEAKAGALLAAAREALRQAAEPGFGQ